The Pseudomonas moraviensis genome contains the following window.
GATGTAGTTACCTTTCACAAGTGCTTCGAGGCCAGTGATGCCGGCCAGGGAAATCGATGGTTTGACCACCCAGAACTGCGTGCCCTCCACCAGGTAGTCCTCAGCCAGCGGATCCAGAGTCAGCTCGGCTGTCGCGCTGTTCAGGTCCGGATCGACCTTCAGCGCTTTCAGGTTGCCGACCTGAATGCCTTTGTACATCACCGGCGTGCGACCGGCCTGCAGGCCTTCGAAGTCGCTGAGTTTGACCTTCACGCGAATCCCGGCAGCGGCGGCGTCGAAGTCTTCATAGAGACGGAATGGCAGACTCGGGTCAGTCGGCGGGCTGTCCTTGCGATTTTCCGGTGTCGCGAAGGCGATACCGCCAGCGACGATGCTGGCCAGGGATTCGCTGCGCACTTTCACACCGGAGAGGTTGGCGTCGATGCTGATGCCGCTGGCGTTCCAGAATCGTGTATGTTTGCGCACCAGTTTGGCGTAGGTCGGCTCGATGAATACCTTCAGTTCAACGGTGCTCTGATCCTCGGAAAGCACATAGCTTTTCACCTGGCCGACCTTGATCTGCTTGTAGAACACCGGGCTGCCGCGATTCAAAGAGCCGAGGCGATCGGCCTTGATGGTGAGGTGCAGACCGGGCTTGGCGTCGGACAGTGGCGGCTCTTCGGCGAGTGCCTTGAACTTGCGTACCGGTTCGCCCTCTCCAGGACTGATCGCCACGTAATTACCCGAGACCAAGGTTTCCAGCCCGGTGATACCGGCCAGGGTCACGCTCGGTTTGACCAGCCAGAACCGCGTGCTGGTTTTCAGGTACTGCTCGACATCCTTGTTCATTTCGATGGTGGCGATCACTCCTTTGGAGTTGCCTTCATCGTCGAGCTTGAGGGTCTTGACCTTGCCGACCGGCATGCCTTTGTAGACCACTTCAGTCTTGTTGACCTGGATACCTTCGCCACTTTCAAAACGTACCTGAATCTCGATGCCGGTTTCCGACCAGGCACGCCAGCCGAGCCAGCCGCCGATGATCAGCGCAATCAGAGGCAGCACCCAAATAGCCGACCAGTTCGAAGCCGGTCGGGTTTTCGCTACAGGCAAATCAGTCATGGTCGTCGTCCGACTCCGTGTTATCCCAAATCAGTCGGGGATCGAAAGTTACTGCGGCGAGCATCGTCAGAATCACCACAGTGGCGAAGGCGACGGCGCCCAGATTGGCTTCGACACTGGCTATCCGGCCGAAGTTGACGACCGCCACGAGAATGGCGATCACAAAAATATCGAGCATCGACCAACGGCCAATGAACTCGATGAAACGGTACATCCAGATGCGCTGACGGGCCGACAATGGCTGCCGGCGCTGCACGGAAAACAGCAACAACGCGATGCCGACCAGTTTGAAGGTCGGCACCAGAATACTGGCAATGAACACTACGGCGGCGATCGGAATCATGCCGTGCTGCACCAGTTGAATCACCCCGGACATGATGGTGCTCGGATCACCCTGGCCCAGAGAACTGACCGTCATGATCGGCAGGACATTCGCCGGGATATAGATGATGGCTGCCGTGATCAACAGCGCCCAGGTTCGGGTCAGGCTGTTCGGTCGGCGAGCGTGAACCTGAGCGCCGCAACGGCTGCAGTTTTGCTCATCGACGTCAGCGTCCTGCCTGTTCAGCTCGTGGCATTCGGTGCACACCAGAATGCCCGCATCAATCGCCCGCATGGGCATCCTCTCCTGATAATGCCTGCCAGATCTGATGCGGTGACATCACCACCTCCAGCCAGACTTGCACCAATAACAAGCCAATAAAACATGCCAGCCCGAGGCCGACGGTGATCGCTGCCATATCTGCCAGCTTCACGATCGCAACGAGGACGCCCATGAGGTAGACCTCGAGCATGCCCCAGTCTCTGAGGTGGTGGTAAATACGATAGAGCAGCAAGCCATAGCCGCGGCCGACATTGAACCGAATCGTCAGTAGTACAAACAGCTGGCACAGCAACTTGAGCAACGGTATCGCCATACTGCAGAGGAAGACGACAATCGACACTCCTTGCATATCGGTATTGAACAGACCGACCACGCTACTCCACACCGTATCCTGTGACGATTGCCCGAGGATATTGAGTTGCATGATGGGTAAAAAGTTTGCCGGCACGTAAAGTAATAACGCGGCAATCACCAAGGCGAGGCTGCGCTGCACCACATTGTGGCGGTGCGCATACAACTCGTAGCCGCAACGCGGGCAGAGAGCTTTCTCACCGTGGGCAAGTGTCGGCTTGCGCATCAGCAGGTCGCACTCGTGACAGGCTATCAAGTCTTCCAGCGGTAAATCTGACAGCCCGGAGGCGTCAACCGATTCTGACATACAGGCTCTGACTCCGAAAAAGATGGGGCTATTCTAGTGTTCTGATTCGAAAATAACTGTGCAATTTTGTTCGCCGCAGCTCTGAAAACTTTCTCGCAGGCAAAACAAAACCCCAACTGCTTTCGCAATTGGGGTTTCGGAATTTAATCTTGACGATGACCTACTCTCACATGGGGAAACCCCACACTACCATCGGCGATGCATCGTTTCACTGCTGAGTTCGGGATGGGATCAGGTGGTTCCAACGCTCTATGGTCGTCAAGAAATTCGGGTACTGAGTCGTGGCCAGATGGCCTCGCTTCAGCAAATTGGGTATGTGACAGCTGTCGGTGTTTGTGCGCTTCGAACTTTCGGTTCGTTTCGTCTTCACACACCGCAATCTGGCGCCTTTTCAGGTCAGCAAATTGCTTGGGTGTTATATGGTCAAGCCTCACGGGCAATTAGTATTGGTTAGCTCAACGCCTCACAGCGCTTACACACCCAACCTATCAACGTCGTAGTCTTCGACGGCCCTTCAGGGAACTCAAGGTTCCAGTGAGATCTCATCTTGAGGCAAGTTTCCCGCTTAGATGCTTTCAGCGGTTATCTTTCCCGAACATAGCTACCCGGCAATGCCACTGGCGTGACAACCGGAACACCAGAGGTTCGTCCACTCCGGTCCTCTCGTACTAGGAGCAGCCCCTCTCAAATCTCAAACGTCCACGGCAGATAGGGACCGAACTGTCTCACGACGTTCTAAACCCAGCTCGCGTACCACTTTAAATGGCGAACAGCCATACCCTTGGGACCGGCTTCAGCCCCAGGATGTGATGAGCCGACATCGAGGTGCCAAACACCGCCGTCGATATGAACTCTTGGGCGGTATCAGCCTGTTATCCCCGGAGTACCTTTTATCCGTTGAGCGATGGCCCTTCCATACAGAACCACCGGATCACTAAGACCTACTTTCGTACCTGCTCGACGTGTCTGTCTCGCAGTCAAGCGCGCTTTTGCCTTTATACTCTACGACCGATTTCCGACCGGTCTGAGCGCACCTTCGTACTCCTCCGTTACTCTTTAGGAGGAGACCGCCCCAGTCAAACTACCCACCATACACTGTCCTCGATCCGGATAACGGACCTGAGTTAGAACCTCAAAGTTGCCAGGGTGGTATTTCAAGGATGGCTCCACGCGAACTGGCGTCCACGCTTCAAAGCCTCCCACCTATCCTACACAAGCAAATTCAAAGTCCAGTGCAAAGCTATAGTAAAGGTTCACGGGGTCTTTCCGTCTAGCCGCGGATACACTGCATCTTCACAGCGATTTCAATTTCACTGAGTCTCGGGTGGAGACAGCGCCGCCATCGTTACGCCATTCGTGCAGGTCGGAACTTACCCGACAAGGAATTTCGCTACCTTAGGACCGTTATAGTTACGGCCGCCGTTTACCGGGGCTTCGATCAAGAGCTTCGCGTTAGCTAACCCCATCAATTAACCTTCCGGCACCGGGCAGGCGTCACACCCTATACGTCCACTTTCGTGTTTGCAGAGTGCTGTGTTTTTAATAAACAGTCGCAGCGGCCTGGTATCTTCGACCGGCATGAGCTTACGGAGCAAGTCCTTCACCCTCACCGGCGCACCTTCTCCCGAAGTTACGGTGCCATTTTGCCTAGTTCCTTCACCCGAGTTCTCTCAAGCGCCTTGGTATTCTCTACCCAACCACCTGTGTCGGTTTGGGGTACGGTTCCTGGTTACCTGAAGCTTAGAAGCTTTTCTTGGAAGCATGGCATCAACCACTTCGTCACCCAAAGGGTAACTCGTCATCAGCTCTCGGCCTTAAGATCCCGGATTTACCTAAGATCTCAGCCTACCACCTTAAACTTGGACAACCAACGCCAAGCTGGCCTAGCCTTCTCCGTCCCTCCATCGCAATAACCAGAAGTACAGGAATATTAACCTGTTTTCCATCGACTACGCTTTTCAGCCTCGCCTTAGGGACCGACTAACCCTGCGTCGATTAACGTTGCGCAGGAAACCTTGGTCTTTCGGCGTGGGTGTTTTTCACACCCATTGTCGTTACTCATGTCAGCATTCGCACTTCTGATACCTCCAGCAAGCTTCTCAACTCACCTTCACAGGCTTACAGAACGCTCCTCTACCGCATCACCCGAGGGTGATACCCGTAGCTTCGGTGTATGGTTTGAGCCCCGTTACATCTTCCGCGCAGGCCGACTCGACTAGTGAGCTATTACGCTTTCTTTAAAGGGTGGCTGCTTCTAAGCCAACCTCCTAGCTGTCTAAGCCTTCCCACATCGTTTCCCACTTAACCATAACTTTGGGACCTTAGCTGACGGTCTGGGTTGTTTCCCTTTTCACGACGGACGTTAGCACCCGCCGTGTGTCTCCCATGCTCGGCACTTGTAGGTATTCGGAGTTTGCATCGGTTTGGTAAGTCGGGATGACCCCCTAGCCGAAACAGTGCTCTACCCCCTACAGTGATACATGAGGCGCTACCTAAATAGCTTTCGAGGAGAACCAGCTATCTCCGAGCTTGATTAGCCTTTCACTCCGATCCACAGGTCATCCGCTAACTTTTCAACGGTAGTCGGTTCGGTCCTCCAGTCAGTGTTACCTAACCTTCAACCTGCCCATGGATAGATCGCCCGGTTTCGGGTCTATTCCCAGCGACTAGACGCCCTATTAAGACTCGCTTTCGCTACGCCTCCCCTATTCGGTTAAGCTCGCCACTGAAAATAAGTCGCTGACCCATTATACAAAAGGTACGCAGTCACAGAACAAAGTCTGCTCCCACTGCTTGTACGCATACGGTTTCAGGATCTATTTCACTCCCCTCTCCGGGGTTCTTTTCGCCTTTCCCTCACGGTACTAGTTCACTATCGGTCAGTCAGTAGTATTTAGCCTTGGAGGATGGTCCCCCCATATTCAGACAAAGTTTCTCGTGCTCCGTCCTACTCGATTTCATGACTAAGAGATTTTCGCGTACAGGGCTATCACCCACTATGGCCGCACTTTCCAGAGCGTTCCGCTAATCTCAAAGCCACTTAAGGGCTAGTCCCCGTTCGCTCGCCACTACTAAGGGAATCTCGGTTGATTTCTTTTCCTCAGGGTACTTAGATGTTTCAGTTCCCCTGGTTCGCCTCTTGCACCTATGTATTCAGTACAAGATAACCATCTTATGATGGCTGGGTTCCCCCATT
Protein-coding sequences here:
- a CDS encoding paraquat-inducible protein A, whose amino-acid sequence is MRAIDAGILVCTECHELNRQDADVDEQNCSRCGAQVHARRPNSLTRTWALLITAAIIYIPANVLPIMTVSSLGQGDPSTIMSGVIQLVQHGMIPIAAVVFIASILVPTFKLVGIALLLFSVQRRQPLSARQRIWMYRFIEFIGRWSMLDIFVIAILVAVVNFGRIASVEANLGAVAFATVVILTMLAAVTFDPRLIWDNTESDDDHD
- a CDS encoding paraquat-inducible protein A, yielding MSESVDASGLSDLPLEDLIACHECDLLMRKPTLAHGEKALCPRCGYELYAHRHNVVQRSLALVIAALLLYVPANFLPIMQLNILGQSSQDTVWSSVVGLFNTDMQGVSIVVFLCSMAIPLLKLLCQLFVLLTIRFNVGRGYGLLLYRIYHHLRDWGMLEVYLMGVLVAIVKLADMAAITVGLGLACFIGLLLVQVWLEVVMSPHQIWQALSGEDAHAGD